Proteins encoded together in one Micromonospora kangleipakensis window:
- a CDS encoding PucR family transcriptional regulator — protein sequence MSDQSGTSRRAARLELDERVAARLRDRLPVMAERTVSAITGEVPGYSGALTGTMREKIENAVRIALGTFFQLVEKAQSADPSTPLTPALEAAYALGSGEARSGRSMDALLAAYRVGARVAWREVSTTTVRSGLAAETVAEFAELMFAYIDELSAASVAGHADELASAGRVQRRYLERLTQQLLAGEPEETLRRSAERADWPPPQTLTVVLLPRRNLRAVLALLSPHTLESGEDLPGVDLAEELAVLLVPDAHGAGRRQLARVLRGHRAVLGPARPWSRVAASYQRATRALALGLGRPDTGPVDTEEHLAELVLSMDPEGLADLRAQALKPLESLPPATAHRLAETLRSWLLHQGRRDDVAADLFVHPQTVRYRMGQLRELYGDRLHDPATVLDLTLALAMPPAAPEPE from the coding sequence ATGTCGGACCAGTCCGGGACGAGCCGACGCGCCGCCCGCCTCGAACTGGACGAGCGGGTGGCCGCCCGGCTCCGCGACCGCCTCCCCGTGATGGCGGAGCGGACGGTCAGCGCGATCACCGGCGAGGTGCCGGGCTACTCCGGCGCCCTCACCGGCACCATGCGGGAGAAGATCGAGAACGCGGTACGCATCGCGCTCGGCACCTTCTTCCAGCTCGTCGAGAAGGCCCAGTCCGCCGACCCGAGCACCCCGCTGACCCCGGCCCTGGAGGCCGCGTACGCGCTCGGCAGCGGGGAGGCACGCTCCGGCCGCAGCATGGACGCGCTGCTGGCCGCGTACCGGGTGGGGGCGCGGGTGGCGTGGCGGGAGGTCTCCACCACCACCGTACGCAGCGGGTTGGCCGCCGAGACGGTCGCCGAGTTCGCGGAGCTGATGTTCGCCTACATCGACGAGCTCTCCGCCGCCAGCGTGGCCGGGCACGCCGACGAGCTGGCCAGCGCCGGCCGGGTCCAGCGCCGCTACCTGGAACGGCTGACCCAGCAGCTGCTCGCCGGCGAGCCCGAGGAGACCCTGCGCCGCAGCGCCGAGCGGGCGGACTGGCCGCCGCCGCAGACGCTCACCGTCGTACTGCTGCCGCGCCGCAACCTGCGCGCGGTGCTCGCGCTGCTCAGCCCGCACACCCTGGAGAGCGGGGAGGACCTGCCCGGGGTGGACCTCGCCGAGGAGCTGGCCGTGCTGCTGGTGCCGGACGCGCACGGCGCCGGCCGCCGGCAGCTCGCCCGGGTGCTGCGGGGGCACCGGGCGGTGCTCGGCCCGGCGCGCCCGTGGAGCCGGGTGGCCGCCTCCTACCAGCGGGCGACGCGGGCGCTGGCGCTCGGCCTCGGCCGGCCCGACACCGGGCCGGTGGACACCGAGGAGCACCTCGCCGAGCTGGTGCTCAGCATGGACCCGGAGGGGCTGGCCGACCTGCGGGCCCAGGCGCTGAAGCCGCTGGAGTCGCTGCCGCCGGCGACCGCGCACCGGCTCGCCGAGACGCTGCGGTCGTGGCTGCTGCACCAGGGCCGGCGCGACGACGTGGCGGCCGACCTCTTCGTGCACCCGCAGACGGTGCGCTACCGGATGGGCCAGCTGCGCGAGCTGTACGGCGACCGCCTCCACGACCCGGCCACCGTGCTCGACCTGACCCTCGCGCTGGCGATGCCCCCGGCCGCCCCCGAGCCGGAGTGA
- a CDS encoding ferredoxin reductase translates to MTTTVPRSPAKVSFRDRLRRLAETVTTPLLPEDYLDLVAPLRAGAALRGRIVAVRPETPDAATVVIQPGRGWRGHVPGQYVRLGVDVDGVRQWRAYSVTSVPGGRDGRLAITVKAIPDGKVSNHLVRRARAGTIVQLDQAQGDFVLPEATPERVLLLTAGSGITPVMAMLRAGLHTRADVVLVHSAPTPDDVIFGAELRALAERGALRLVERHTDTDGLLGVHELDDLVPDHLDRETWACGPVGMLDAVEGYWASRGLADRLHTERFRPTVISPGEGGTVTFTGSAVTVEADGATPILEAGENAGVLMPSGCRMGICFGCVLPLRQGAVRDLRNGDLTTAVPGDGVLIQTCVSAAAGTCDIEL, encoded by the coding sequence ATGACCACAACTGTCCCGCGATCCCCCGCGAAGGTCTCCTTCCGGGACAGGCTGCGGCGGCTGGCCGAAACGGTCACCACCCCGCTGCTGCCGGAGGACTACCTCGACCTGGTCGCGCCGCTGCGCGCCGGCGCCGCCCTGCGCGGCCGGATCGTCGCCGTGCGGCCGGAGACCCCGGACGCGGCGACCGTGGTCATCCAGCCCGGCCGGGGCTGGCGCGGCCACGTCCCCGGACAGTACGTGCGCCTCGGCGTGGACGTCGACGGGGTCCGCCAGTGGCGGGCGTATTCGGTCACCTCGGTGCCGGGCGGTCGGGACGGCCGCCTCGCGATCACCGTCAAGGCGATCCCGGACGGCAAGGTCAGCAACCACCTGGTCCGCCGCGCGCGGGCCGGGACGATCGTCCAGCTCGACCAGGCCCAGGGCGACTTCGTGCTGCCCGAGGCGACCCCCGAGCGGGTGCTCCTGCTCACCGCGGGCAGCGGCATCACCCCGGTCATGGCGATGCTCCGCGCCGGCCTGCACACCCGGGCCGACGTGGTCCTGGTGCACTCCGCGCCCACCCCGGACGACGTGATCTTCGGCGCGGAGCTGCGGGCGCTCGCCGAGCGGGGCGCGCTGCGGCTGGTCGAGCGGCACACCGACACCGACGGGCTGCTCGGCGTGCACGAGCTCGACGACCTGGTGCCCGACCACCTCGACCGGGAGACCTGGGCCTGCGGGCCGGTCGGCATGCTCGACGCGGTCGAGGGGTACTGGGCGTCCAGGGGTCTCGCCGACCGGCTGCACACCGAGCGGTTCCGGCCCACGGTGATCTCCCCCGGGGAGGGTGGCACGGTGACTTTCACCGGATCCGCGGTGACGGTCGAGGCCGACGGCGCGACGCCGATCCTTGAGGCCGGCGAGAACGCGGGTGTGCTGATGCCTTCGGGCTGCCGGATGGGCATCTGCTTCGGCTGCGTCCTCCCGCTTCGCCAGGGCGCCGTCCGCGACCTGCGCAACGGCGACCTCACCACCGCCGTTCCCGGCGACGGCGTGCTCATCCAGACCTGCGTGTCGGCGGCGGCCGGTACCTGCGACATCGAACTCTGA
- a CDS encoding fatty acid desaturase family protein has protein sequence MTVIQKKAVNPIAHLSAEDIEIIGKELDAIRDRVIADRGERDAHYIRKVIKTHRTLELSSRAVLLFSFFPPAWIVGTAGLAVAKILDNMEIGHNVLHGQWDWMRDPKIHSTTWDWDHVSPPDQWQHSHNQLHHRYTNVVGKDNDLGYGIMRVDEDQPWHPVHLGQPLWNLINACFFQYGIAAYDLELGHNLREGRHKAPEFRARARAVGRKIRRQVLKDYIVHPLLSGPSFLSTLAATFTANLIRNVWSHSVIMCGHFPNGVETFEKTSIEGETRGEWYLRQMLGSANISGSKLMHIMTGNLSFQIEHHLFPDLPSNRYQEIAPQVRALFDRYGLKYTTGPLPKQVASAWWKVIRLSLPNRRTDRRQPVAPALASSGAA, from the coding sequence GTGACCGTCATCCAGAAGAAGGCCGTCAACCCGATCGCCCACCTCAGCGCCGAGGACATCGAGATCATCGGCAAGGAGCTGGACGCCATCCGGGACCGGGTGATCGCCGACCGGGGGGAGCGGGACGCCCACTACATCCGCAAGGTGATCAAGACCCATCGGACGCTGGAGCTGAGCAGCCGCGCGGTGCTGCTCTTCTCCTTCTTCCCGCCGGCCTGGATCGTGGGCACCGCCGGCCTCGCGGTGGCGAAGATCCTGGACAACATGGAGATCGGTCACAACGTCCTGCACGGGCAGTGGGACTGGATGCGCGACCCGAAGATCCACTCCACTACCTGGGACTGGGACCACGTCTCCCCGCCCGACCAGTGGCAACACTCGCACAACCAGCTGCACCACCGGTACACCAACGTGGTCGGCAAGGACAACGACCTCGGGTACGGCATCATGCGCGTCGACGAGGACCAGCCCTGGCACCCGGTCCACCTTGGCCAGCCGCTGTGGAATCTGATCAACGCCTGCTTCTTCCAGTACGGCATCGCCGCGTACGACCTGGAACTGGGCCACAACCTGCGCGAGGGCCGGCACAAGGCCCCGGAGTTCCGGGCCCGGGCCCGCGCGGTCGGTCGCAAGATCCGTCGCCAGGTGCTCAAGGACTACATCGTGCACCCGCTGCTGTCCGGCCCGTCCTTCCTCAGCACCCTGGCGGCCACCTTCACCGCGAACCTGATCCGCAACGTGTGGAGCCACTCGGTGATCATGTGCGGGCACTTCCCGAACGGGGTGGAGACCTTCGAGAAGACCTCCATCGAGGGCGAGACCCGGGGCGAGTGGTACCTGCGGCAGATGCTCGGCTCGGCCAACATCAGCGGCAGCAAGCTGATGCACATCATGACCGGCAACCTGTCGTTCCAGATCGAGCACCACCTCTTCCCCGACCTGCCGAGCAACCGCTACCAGGAGATCGCCCCGCAGGTCCGCGCGCTCTTCGACCGGTACGGGCTGAAGTACACCACCGGCCCGCTGCCCAAGCAGGTCGCCTCCGCCTGGTGGAAGGTCATCCGGCTCTCGCTGCCGAACCGCCGGACCGACCGGCGGCAGCCGGTGGCCCCGGCGCTGGCCTCCTCCGGGGCGGCCTGA
- a CDS encoding esterase/lipase family protein, whose amino-acid sequence MTSLLTRWLLALMVATATLVGLPSPALAASYTPPSNPILFVHGWNSSASTWNTMISRFRADGWPSSHLRAFSYNTSQSNATTAQTVSQEVDKLLAATGATRVDIVTHSMGGLSSRYYLKNLAGSGKVDRWVSLGGPNHGTSSANTCVSTACLEMRVGSTFLATLNSGDETPGAFVYGTWRSRCDGVINPVDSTILSGASNTQTACVFHTSLQNDATIYGQVRDFVNP is encoded by the coding sequence GTGACATCGCTCCTGACCAGATGGCTGCTCGCCCTCATGGTCGCCACCGCGACCCTGGTCGGCCTCCCCTCCCCCGCGCTGGCCGCCTCGTACACGCCGCCGAGCAACCCGATCCTGTTCGTGCACGGCTGGAACAGCAGCGCCTCCACCTGGAACACGATGATCAGCCGCTTCCGGGCCGACGGGTGGCCGTCGAGCCACCTGCGCGCGTTCTCCTACAACACCAGCCAGTCCAACGCCACCACGGCGCAGACGGTCAGTCAGGAGGTCGACAAGCTGCTGGCCGCCACCGGTGCGACCAGGGTGGACATCGTCACCCACTCGATGGGCGGGCTGTCGTCCCGCTACTACCTGAAGAACCTCGCCGGCAGCGGCAAGGTCGACCGCTGGGTCTCCCTCGGCGGCCCGAACCACGGCACCAGCTCGGCGAACACCTGCGTCAGCACCGCCTGCCTGGAGATGCGGGTCGGCTCGACCTTCCTCGCCACCCTCAACTCCGGCGACGAGACGCCCGGCGCCTTCGTCTACGGCACCTGGCGCTCCCGCTGCGACGGGGTCATCAACCCGGTGGACAGCACGATCCTCTCCGGCGCCAGCAACACCCAGACGGCCTGTGTCTTCCACACCAGCCTCCAGAACGACGCCACCATCTACGGCCAGGTGCGGGACTTCGTCAACCCGTGA
- a CDS encoding ATP-binding protein, which produces MTENGHDLRPGADSYPLFGARVTLVDAAGLLAAAGAGPVELLADADFPAPVRAVRLTVRAADGTYRFDAEVRTSAGRAVGLLALGVAGPAGVLLARRLASTDPTSGGVLAEASRRLGLRPAGAGTGADLAGAAALREAAAHGLHPELTYDEGADGGRTVTLRAAVPSAEAGPAQLRAMVGLVLHVVRELVGEDALRDRSYTVGRRPAPAAASVVPRSEAVTLDQVGGLAEVVARFREIAVSFRHPQVMARWGARRPQGILMYGPPGTGKTMLARALANEIGADFTEIRTPEILDKYLGGSERNIKQIFREARRYRRPTVMLFDEFDSIINYAGAGGDAASQAVNAVAGIFKQEMNTLFEENPDVIVVATTNFPQRVDASLIRSGRFDIKLAIPAPDESGRAEIITKMIRELIARHEGPGFRMFAADVDPAELAALTPGLTGADIREVLRRVQLAKAMREATEGAPAGPISQDDLREAVAGLRRG; this is translated from the coding sequence ATGACGGAGAACGGGCACGACCTCCGGCCGGGCGCCGACAGCTACCCCCTGTTCGGGGCCCGGGTCACCCTCGTCGACGCCGCCGGGCTGCTCGCCGCGGCCGGGGCCGGCCCGGTCGAGCTGCTCGCCGACGCCGACTTCCCCGCCCCGGTGCGCGCCGTCCGGCTCACCGTGCGGGCCGCCGACGGCACGTACCGCTTCGACGCCGAGGTCCGCACCTCCGCCGGCCGCGCGGTCGGGCTGCTGGCCCTGGGCGTCGCCGGCCCGGCCGGGGTGCTGCTCGCGCGCCGGCTGGCCAGCACCGACCCGACGTCCGGCGGGGTCCTCGCCGAGGCGTCGCGCCGGCTCGGGCTCCGGCCCGCCGGCGCCGGCACCGGGGCGGACCTGGCCGGGGCCGCGGCGCTGCGCGAGGCCGCCGCGCACGGCCTGCACCCCGAGCTGACGTACGACGAGGGTGCCGACGGCGGACGGACGGTGACCCTGCGCGCGGCCGTGCCCAGCGCCGAGGCCGGCCCGGCTCAGCTGCGGGCGATGGTGGGCCTGGTGCTGCACGTGGTGCGCGAGCTGGTCGGGGAGGACGCGCTGCGCGACCGGTCCTACACGGTGGGCCGGCGACCCGCCCCGGCGGCGGCGTCGGTCGTGCCGCGCTCCGAGGCGGTCACCCTGGACCAGGTGGGCGGCCTGGCCGAGGTGGTCGCCCGGTTCCGGGAGATCGCGGTGTCCTTCCGCCACCCGCAGGTGATGGCCCGCTGGGGCGCCCGCCGCCCGCAGGGCATCCTCATGTACGGCCCGCCCGGCACCGGCAAGACCATGCTGGCCCGGGCCCTGGCCAACGAGATCGGCGCCGACTTCACCGAGATCCGCACCCCGGAGATCCTCGACAAGTACCTGGGCGGCTCGGAGCGCAACATCAAGCAGATCTTCCGGGAGGCCCGCCGCTACCGGCGGCCCACCGTGATGCTCTTCGACGAGTTCGACAGCATCATCAACTACGCCGGGGCGGGCGGGGACGCCGCCAGCCAGGCGGTCAACGCGGTCGCCGGCATCTTCAAGCAGGAGATGAACACCCTGTTCGAGGAGAACCCCGACGTCATCGTGGTCGCCACCACCAACTTTCCGCAGCGGGTGGACGCCTCGCTGATCCGCTCCGGACGCTTCGACATCAAGCTCGCCATCCCCGCCCCGGACGAGTCCGGTCGCGCCGAGATCATCACCAAGATGATCCGGGAACTCATCGCGCGGCACGAGGGGCCCGGCTTCCGGATGTTCGCCGCCGACGTCGACCCGGCCGAGCTGGCCGCGCTCACCCCCGGCCTGACCGGCGCCGACATCCGCGAGGTGCTGCGCCGGGTGCAGCTGGCCAAGGCGATGCGGGAGGCGACCGAGGGTGCGCCGGCCGGCCCGATCAGCCAGGATGACCTGCGAGAGGCCGTCGCGGGGCTGCGCCGCGGCTGA
- a CDS encoding acyl-CoA dehydrogenase: MSSTLLSRRDLAFLLHDWLDVTRLTERPRYAEHSRETFDDVLDLAARVAAEHFAPHNRAADTAEPTFDGRRVHTIPQVKAALDVFAQTGLLAASLDESIGGMQLPHVVSAACFAWLQAANVGTAAYPFLTLGNANLLLTHGSAEQIDTWVRPMVEGRFFGTMCLSEPQAGSSLADITTRAEPQPDGTYRLVGTKMWISGGDHELAENIVHLVLARIPGGPPGVKGISLFIVPKVLLDADGALGPRNDVVLVGLNHKMGYRGTTNTLLNFGEGVHRPYGRAGAVGYLVGQPHQGLAQMFHMMNEARIGVGAGATALGYTGYLKSVAYARQRPQGRPLVDKDPTAPQVPIVAHPDVRRMLLAQKSYVEGALALILYCGRLLDEEKTAPVEGDRNRAHLLLDMLTPVAKSWPSQWCLAANDLAIQVHGGSGYTRDYDVEQHWRDNRLNPIHEGTHGIQALDLLGRKATMQGGAGLALLLETIGATVSRAWKAEGEAAELAAQLGVAVDRVGVVTRRLWATGDPELALANASVYLEAVGHVVIAWMWLEQLLVVEAAGAPDGPDADFLAGKRQAARYFFRHELPRTGPQFDLLESLDRTTLDTRESWF; encoded by the coding sequence GTGTCGTCCACCCTGCTGTCCCGTCGCGACCTGGCGTTCCTGCTGCACGACTGGCTCGACGTGACCCGGCTGACCGAGCGGCCCCGCTACGCCGAGCACTCCCGGGAGACCTTCGACGACGTGCTGGACCTCGCCGCCCGGGTGGCCGCCGAGCACTTCGCCCCCCACAACCGGGCCGCCGACACCGCCGAACCGACCTTCGACGGGCGCCGGGTGCACACCATCCCGCAGGTCAAGGCGGCCCTCGACGTCTTCGCCCAGACCGGGCTGCTGGCCGCCAGCCTGGACGAGTCGATCGGCGGGATGCAGCTGCCGCACGTCGTCTCCGCCGCCTGCTTCGCGTGGCTCCAGGCGGCCAACGTCGGCACCGCCGCCTACCCGTTCCTCACCCTGGGCAACGCCAACCTGCTGCTCACCCATGGCAGCGCCGAGCAGATCGACACCTGGGTACGCCCGATGGTGGAGGGGCGCTTCTTCGGCACCATGTGCCTGTCCGAGCCGCAGGCCGGCAGCTCGCTCGCCGACATCACCACCCGGGCCGAGCCGCAGCCCGACGGGACGTACCGGCTGGTCGGCACCAAGATGTGGATCTCCGGGGGCGACCACGAGCTGGCCGAGAACATCGTCCACCTGGTGCTGGCCCGGATCCCCGGCGGCCCGCCCGGGGTCAAGGGCATCTCGCTGTTCATCGTGCCCAAGGTGCTCCTGGACGCCGACGGCGCCCTCGGGCCGCGCAACGACGTGGTGCTGGTCGGCCTCAACCACAAGATGGGCTACCGGGGCACCACCAACACCCTGCTCAACTTCGGGGAGGGGGTGCACCGGCCGTACGGGCGGGCCGGCGCGGTCGGTTACCTGGTCGGGCAGCCGCACCAGGGTCTGGCGCAGATGTTCCACATGATGAACGAGGCGCGGATCGGCGTCGGCGCCGGCGCGACCGCGCTCGGCTACACCGGCTACCTCAAGTCCGTCGCGTACGCCCGCCAGCGCCCGCAGGGCCGGCCGCTCGTCGACAAGGATCCCACCGCCCCGCAGGTGCCGATCGTCGCCCACCCGGACGTCCGCCGGATGCTGCTGGCCCAGAAGAGCTACGTAGAGGGCGCGCTCGCCTTGATCCTCTACTGTGGCCGACTGCTCGACGAGGAGAAGACCGCCCCCGTCGAGGGCGACCGCAATCGCGCCCACCTGCTGCTGGACATGCTCACCCCGGTCGCCAAGAGCTGGCCGTCGCAGTGGTGCCTGGCCGCCAACGACCTGGCCATCCAGGTGCACGGCGGGTCCGGCTACACCCGCGACTACGACGTCGAGCAGCACTGGCGGGACAACCGGCTGAACCCGATCCACGAGGGCACTCACGGCATCCAGGCGCTGGACCTGCTCGGCCGGAAGGCCACCATGCAGGGTGGCGCCGGGCTGGCGCTGCTGCTGGAGACGATCGGCGCGACGGTCAGCCGGGCCTGGAAGGCCGAGGGGGAGGCGGCCGAGCTGGCCGCCCAGCTCGGCGTGGCGGTGGACCGGGTCGGCGTGGTGACCCGCCGGCTCTGGGCCACCGGCGACCCGGAGCTGGCGCTGGCGAACGCCAGCGTCTACCTGGAGGCGGTCGGCCACGTCGTGATCGCCTGGATGTGGCTGGAGCAGCTGCTCGTCGTCGAGGCAGCCGGTGCCCCGGACGGGCCGGACGCCGACTTCCTCGCCGGCAAGCGCCAGGCGGCCCGGTACTTCTTTCGCCACGAGCTGCCCCGCACCGGACCGCAGTTCGACCTGCTGGAGAGCCTCGACCGGACGACCCTGGACACCCGGGAAAGCTGGTTCTGA
- a CDS encoding long-chain-fatty-acid--CoA ligase has protein sequence MDATAERPWTRSYAPGVPATIATSAESLVDLLTDAGRRFGSRVALDFFGATTTYAELAAQVARAAEALRRLGVTRGDRVALVLPNCPQHVVAFYAVLRLGAVVVEHNPLYTAQELEHQLTDHGARVAVVWDKVAPLVVGRGSVETVVAVDLTGALPPLKRWALRLPLRKARAARAAMTAPAPGTISWAELVAAAGPLPADHPAPGADDTALLQYTGGTTGTPKGAILTHRNLRANAAQGRAWVPGLRDGEETVYAVLPLFHAYGLTLCLTFSVGIGATLVLFPRFDLEQVLDAVRRRPPTFLPAVPPIYERLAIAARERDIDLSSVRYAISGAMALPPATVELWESVTGGLLVEGYGMTESSPITLGNPVSPARRPGTVGVPFPSTEIRIVDPEDPTRDRPPGEAGELLVRGPQVFAGYWGRPEETAAVLLPGGWLRTGDVVTMDPDGFVTVVDRIKELIITGGFNVYPSEVEEALRRVPGVRDAAAVGLPGERGGEEVVAVVVLDPAAVTAPEDVRSGCRQHLAGYKVPRRVVVVEDLPRSQIGKVLRREVRDRLLAGD, from the coding sequence ATGGACGCGACCGCGGAACGGCCCTGGACGCGCAGCTACGCCCCGGGCGTGCCGGCCACCATCGCCACCTCGGCGGAATCGCTGGTGGACCTGCTGACCGACGCCGGCCGGCGGTTCGGCTCCCGGGTGGCGCTGGACTTCTTCGGCGCCACCACCACGTACGCCGAGCTGGCCGCCCAGGTCGCCCGGGCCGCCGAGGCGCTGCGCCGGCTCGGCGTGACGCGCGGCGACCGGGTGGCGCTGGTCCTGCCGAACTGCCCCCAGCACGTCGTCGCCTTCTACGCGGTGCTGCGCCTCGGCGCGGTGGTGGTCGAGCACAACCCGCTCTACACGGCGCAGGAGCTGGAGCACCAGCTCACCGACCACGGCGCCCGGGTCGCCGTGGTCTGGGACAAGGTCGCCCCGCTGGTCGTCGGCCGCGGGTCGGTGGAGACGGTCGTCGCGGTCGACCTGACCGGCGCGCTGCCCCCGCTCAAGCGCTGGGCGCTGCGGCTGCCGCTGCGCAAGGCCCGCGCCGCCCGGGCCGCGATGACCGCGCCGGCGCCCGGCACGATCTCCTGGGCGGAGCTGGTCGCCGCCGCCGGCCCCCTCCCGGCCGACCATCCGGCGCCCGGCGCGGACGACACCGCGCTGCTCCAGTACACCGGCGGCACCACCGGCACCCCGAAGGGCGCCATCCTCACCCACCGCAACCTGCGGGCCAACGCGGCGCAGGGCCGCGCCTGGGTGCCGGGCCTGCGCGACGGCGAGGAGACGGTGTACGCCGTCCTGCCGCTCTTCCACGCGTACGGGCTGACGCTGTGCCTCACCTTCTCGGTGGGGATCGGCGCCACCCTGGTGCTCTTCCCCCGGTTCGACCTCGAGCAGGTCCTCGACGCGGTACGCCGCCGCCCGCCGACCTTCCTGCCCGCCGTGCCGCCGATCTACGAGCGGCTCGCCATCGCCGCCCGAGAGCGCGACATCGACCTCAGCTCCGTTCGGTACGCCATCTCCGGGGCGATGGCGCTGCCGCCGGCCACCGTGGAGCTCTGGGAGTCGGTCACCGGCGGCCTGCTCGTCGAGGGGTACGGCATGACCGAGAGCTCCCCGATCACCCTGGGCAACCCGGTCTCCCCGGCCCGCCGGCCCGGCACCGTCGGCGTGCCCTTCCCGTCCACCGAGATCCGCATCGTCGATCCGGAGGACCCGACCCGGGACCGACCCCCGGGCGAGGCCGGTGAGCTGCTGGTCCGCGGCCCGCAGGTCTTCGCCGGCTACTGGGGACGCCCCGAGGAGACGGCGGCGGTGCTGCTGCCGGGCGGTTGGCTGCGTACCGGCGACGTGGTGACGATGGACCCGGACGGCTTCGTCACCGTGGTGGACCGGATCAAGGAGCTGATCATCACCGGCGGCTTCAACGTCTACCCGTCCGAGGTCGAGGAGGCGCTGCGCCGGGTGCCGGGGGTGCGCGACGCGGCGGCGGTCGGCCTGCCCGGCGAGCGCGGCGGCGAGGAGGTCGTGGCCGTGGTCGTGCTGGACCCGGCGGCCGTCACCGCCCCCGAAGACGTCCGTTCCGGCTGCCGGCAGCACCTCGCCGGCTACAAGGTGCCCCGCCGGGTCGTCGTGGTGGAGGACCTGCCCCGGTCCCAGATCGGCAAGGTGCTCCGCCGCGAGGTCCGCGACCGGCTGCTCGCCGGGGACTGA
- a CDS encoding spermidine synthase: MGARFEELAWRETPIGEISLRRRRDPSLDVDVYEVKLDDEFLMSSLFPVAEIELARLGLATLEGDALDVVVGGLGLGYTARTALEDPRVRSLVVVEAIEDVIDWHRRDLLPFTAGLATDPRTRFVRADFFAAVADGAGFDPDAPGRRFHAVLLDVDHSPRQVLHPSHADFYTVAGLRRLADLLHRDGVFALWSNDPPDPAFQRVLTEVFPTSVAHVVRFPNPLQGRESANTVYVARH; this comes from the coding sequence GTGGGCGCGCGATTCGAAGAACTGGCCTGGCGGGAGACCCCGATCGGCGAGATCAGCCTGCGCCGGCGTCGCGACCCTTCGCTCGACGTCGACGTGTACGAGGTGAAGCTCGACGACGAGTTCCTGATGTCCAGCCTCTTCCCGGTCGCGGAGATCGAACTCGCCCGGCTCGGGCTGGCCACGCTCGAGGGCGACGCCCTGGACGTGGTGGTCGGCGGGCTGGGCCTCGGCTACACCGCGCGGACCGCGTTGGAGGACCCGCGGGTCCGCTCGCTGGTGGTGGTGGAGGCCATCGAGGACGTGATCGACTGGCACCGTCGGGACCTGCTCCCCTTCACCGCCGGGCTGGCCACCGATCCGCGTACCCGGTTCGTCCGGGCCGACTTCTTCGCCGCCGTCGCCGACGGGGCCGGGTTCGACCCCGACGCGCCGGGACGCCGCTTCCACGCCGTGCTGCTCGACGTCGACCACTCGCCGCGCCAGGTGCTGCACCCCAGCCACGCCGACTTCTACACCGTCGCTGGGCTGCGCCGGCTCGCCGACCTCCTGCACCGCGACGGGGTCTTCGCGCTCTGGTCGAACGACCCGCCCGACCCGGCGTTCCAGCGGGTGCTCACCGAGGTGTTCCCGACCTCGGTGGCGCACGTCGTCCGGTTCCCCAACCCGTTGCAGGGGCGGGAGTCCGCGAACACCGTCTACGTCGCCCGGCACTGA
- a CDS encoding zinc-binding dehydrogenase, with the protein MLAGRLHVTGRALRMESVPVPEPGRGQVRIRVAAAGVCLSDVHLIDGTLTPLHLPGDVVTLGHEVAGVIDALGEGVEGWQPGQRVLLQAGERDRRGTALTRGVDYDGGWAEYALAREDTVVLIPDALPFEHACIIPDAVSTPWAAVTDTARVRPAEAVGVWGVGGLGAHAVQLLLLVGAAPVVAVDPLPAARDRALMLGADVALNPKDVGFRDAVLELTNARGLDVAFDFAGVTPVREQALTVLGPRGRLVLTGIASQQVTIPSDSRFNYLGQAVLGHYGSEAEHVAQLVSLAARGRLDLTASVSDVLPLTDAAEAVRRVHDKEGDPIRLILRP; encoded by the coding sequence ATGCTGGCGGGACGGTTGCATGTGACCGGGCGGGCGTTGCGGATGGAGTCGGTGCCGGTGCCCGAGCCGGGCCGCGGGCAGGTCCGGATCAGGGTTGCCGCCGCCGGGGTGTGCCTGTCGGACGTGCACCTGATCGACGGCACCCTCACCCCGCTCCACCTGCCCGGCGACGTGGTCACGCTGGGCCACGAGGTGGCCGGCGTGATCGACGCCCTGGGCGAGGGCGTCGAAGGCTGGCAGCCGGGTCAGCGGGTGTTGCTCCAGGCGGGGGAGCGGGACCGGCGCGGTACCGCGCTGACCCGGGGCGTCGACTACGACGGCGGCTGGGCCGAGTACGCGCTGGCCCGCGAGGACACCGTTGTGCTGATTCCCGACGCGCTGCCGTTCGAGCACGCCTGCATCATCCCTGACGCGGTCTCCACCCCGTGGGCGGCGGTGACCGACACCGCCCGTGTCCGTCCGGCGGAGGCGGTCGGGGTCTGGGGCGTCGGGGGCCTCGGCGCGCACGCGGTGCAGTTGCTCCTGCTGGTGGGCGCTGCCCCGGTCGTCGCCGTGGATCCGCTGCCGGCGGCCCGGGACCGGGCGCTGATGCTCGGCGCCGACGTGGCCCTGAACCCCAAGGACGTCGGCTTCCGGGACGCCGTGCTGGAGTTGACCAACGCGCGCGGTCTGGACGTCGCGTTCGACTTCGCCGGCGTCACCCCGGTCCGCGAGCAAGCCCTGACGGTGCTCGGGCCGCGCGGGCGGCTGGTGCTCACCGGCATCGCCAGCCAGCAGGTGACCATCCCGTCGGACAGCCGGTTCAACTACCTGGGGCAGGCCGTGCTCGGCCACTACGGCTCGGAGGCGGAACACGTCGCGCAACTGGTGTCGCTCGCCGCTCGGGGACGGCTCGACCTGACCGCCTCGGTCAGCGACGTGCTGCCCCTGACCGACGCCGCGGAGGCGGTGCGGCGGGTCCACGACAAGGAGGGCGACCCGATCCGGCTCATCCTGCGCCCGTGA